The Mycoplasma sp. 1654_15 genome contains a region encoding:
- the alaS gene encoding alanine--tRNA ligase → MNSKLTSKQIRQLWLDFFKSKNHLEVESKSLVPENDPSLLWINSGVATLKDYFSGKKVPPSKRLTNSQKSLRTNDIENVGITSRHHTMFEMLGNFSIGDYFKKEAIEYAFEFLTTVLKFDVNKLYFTYFFEDLDTKEYWLKLGIKEEHLIAGTRKTNFWDMGIGPCGPCTEIFYDRGSKYDSRGVELLKEDIENDRFIEIWNIVFSQFNNDGENNYTPLISKNIDTGAGLERIVSIIQDGPTNFDTDLFLPIIKEIETMTSFKYDVENYFKKEEKQAKINSNFKIIADHIRAVVNAINDGVEPSNTFRGYIIRRLIRRAYRIGKKLGIKEAFLYKLVNIVKETLIYEIEVDRVSEVIKKEELLFEKTIENGGLLLQKEIENNNQQIDFAVAFKLFETFGFPIELTQEILAEKNIELDMNEFKIYQEKHAQLSMGSKKLGMKKTLNSLALVEGKISEFIGYSELTSKAKIVFLANEEEQINKSLANQDSYVIFDKTPFYATAGGQKHDQGVIIQNNNKIKVKQVFKDKFLNHVHVIEGELDKNQEVLLEVDATNRTNLERNHSSTHLLFKSLREQYGPQIKQLGSDNNEDRLTFDFPLDKKPTPKELKEIQDRVNSYIDKNVERHYLETSIKEAEKLNAIMTLEEAEYMDPKHVRLVQFEGITTDLCGGTHIAKTGLIQRFKIVSCQNKGSGIFRIRAITTFDKIQNYCFETFKENNEALMKILEKNHQLDPTYRGIPSVHFSSDWEASVEEIEKYLEIAKNDNKLLQKKASLIKENQELEIDPSKILEINNQKIYLDLDIDSGQNLKLLAVNLREKFVDIDFVLGQKQNQHLLLVIASKNKQARAIFAQLQSLNSLKGGGSDILVQANLVWYSNVETTIKNILKNPS, encoded by the coding sequence ATGAATTCAAAATTAACTTCAAAACAAATTAGACAATTATGACTTGACTTTTTTAAATCTAAAAACCATTTAGAAGTTGAAAGCAAATCTTTAGTTCCTGAAAACGATCCTTCATTATTGTGAATAAATTCAGGTGTTGCAACTCTAAAAGATTATTTTTCAGGTAAGAAAGTGCCACCAAGCAAAAGACTTACTAATTCACAAAAATCTTTAAGAACTAACGATATTGAAAATGTTGGAATCACTTCTAGACACCATACAATGTTTGAAATGCTAGGAAATTTCTCTATCGGAGATTATTTCAAAAAAGAAGCAATTGAATATGCTTTTGAGTTTCTTACTACAGTTTTAAAATTTGATGTTAATAAGCTTTATTTTACTTATTTTTTCGAAGATTTAGATACTAAAGAATATTGATTAAAATTAGGAATAAAAGAAGAGCATTTAATAGCAGGAACCAGAAAAACAAACTTTTGAGATATGGGAATTGGTCCTTGCGGTCCTTGTACAGAAATTTTCTACGATCGTGGTTCAAAGTATGATTCAAGAGGTGTTGAATTATTAAAAGAAGACATTGAAAACGATAGATTTATCGAAATTTGAAATATTGTTTTCTCACAATTTAATAACGATGGTGAAAACAATTACACTCCTTTAATTAGTAAAAATATTGATACTGGTGCTGGATTAGAGAGAATAGTTTCTATAATTCAAGATGGTCCAACTAATTTTGATACAGATTTATTTTTACCTATAATTAAAGAAATTGAAACAATGACTTCCTTTAAGTATGATGTAGAAAATTACTTCAAAAAAGAAGAAAAACAAGCAAAAATTAATTCAAATTTTAAAATTATTGCAGATCATATTAGAGCTGTTGTAAATGCAATAAATGATGGTGTTGAACCTTCAAACACCTTTAGAGGTTATATAATCAGAAGGTTAATTAGAAGAGCATACAGAATTGGGAAAAAATTAGGAATTAAAGAAGCATTTTTATACAAATTAGTAAACATTGTTAAAGAAACTTTAATTTACGAAATTGAAGTTGATAGAGTAAGTGAAGTCATAAAAAAAGAAGAGTTGCTATTTGAAAAAACTATTGAAAATGGAGGGTTATTACTTCAAAAAGAAATTGAAAACAATAATCAACAAATAGATTTTGCGGTTGCATTTAAGCTTTTTGAAACTTTTGGATTTCCAATTGAACTTACTCAAGAAATTTTGGCTGAAAAAAATATAGAACTTGATATGAATGAATTTAAAATTTATCAAGAAAAACATGCTCAACTTTCTATGGGTTCCAAAAAACTAGGTATGAAAAAAACTCTCAATTCTTTGGCTCTGGTTGAAGGAAAAATTTCCGAGTTCATAGGTTATTCCGAATTAACATCAAAAGCAAAAATTGTTTTTTTAGCTAATGAAGAAGAACAAATAAATAAATCTTTAGCTAATCAAGATTCCTATGTTATTTTTGACAAAACTCCTTTTTATGCAACTGCTGGAGGTCAAAAACATGATCAAGGTGTCATTATTCAAAACAATAATAAAATTAAAGTAAAGCAAGTATTTAAAGACAAATTTTTAAATCATGTTCATGTCATAGAAGGCGAACTTGACAAAAATCAAGAAGTATTACTTGAAGTTGATGCAACAAACAGAACAAATCTAGAAAGAAATCACTCTTCAACTCACCTTCTTTTCAAGTCCTTAAGAGAACAATATGGACCACAAATCAAGCAATTAGGTTCTGATAACAACGAAGATAGGCTCACCTTCGACTTTCCTTTAGATAAAAAGCCAACTCCAAAAGAATTAAAAGAAATACAAGACAGAGTAAATTCATATATTGATAAAAATGTAGAAAGACATTATTTAGAAACTTCAATCAAAGAAGCAGAAAAACTAAATGCAATTATGACGCTTGAAGAAGCTGAATATATGGATCCAAAACATGTTAGATTGGTTCAATTTGAAGGAATTACAACTGATTTATGTGGAGGAACACACATTGCAAAAACTGGTTTAATTCAAAGATTCAAAATAGTTTCTTGTCAAAACAAAGGAAGTGGAATTTTTAGAATTAGAGCAATAACTACCTTTGATAAAATTCAAAATTATTGTTTTGAGACTTTTAAAGAGAATAATGAAGCTTTAATGAAAATATTAGAAAAAAATCATCAGCTAGATCCGACATATCGTGGAATTCCATCTGTTCATTTTAGTAGTGATTGAGAAGCTAGTGTGGAAGAAATAGAAAAATATCTTGAAATTGCTAAAAACGATAATAAGTTATTGCAAAAAAAAGCTTCATTAATAAAGGAAAATCAAGAATTAGAAATTGATCCAAGCAAAATTTTAGAAATTAATAATCAAAAAATATATCTAGATTTAGACATTGATTCAGGTCAAAATCTTAAATTATTAGCAGTAAATTTACGAGAAAAATTTGTTGACATTGATTTTGTATTGGGACAAAAGCAAAATCAACATTTATTATTAGTTATTGCTTCAAAAAACAAGCAAGCTAGAGCTATTTTTGCTCAACTTCAATCACTAAATTCTTTAAAAGGTGGGGGTAGTGATATTTTAGTTCAAGCTAACTTAGTTTGATATTCAAATGTGGAAACAACGATTAAAAATATTTTAAAAAATCCTTCATAA
- a CDS encoding LppA-related lipoprotein, with amino-acid sequence MKKKKLYLISTLAFSTALFAISCGETQTAPVKKPSPMTPIDKSKPGDSLEKKNPDSDKSRTDESQQKGSTKSGNTNNASPESGVKEDKMTTPGNPIIKMDMVKEQDKKIAPIESKKMDENKSIVETNPPQNEEKISKESKTQEELLAEEKKNKEIQNNLEIDFFNLDKDFLIAHTAKSFDTTTALNKFKSDEYKNFDYSNFVSKLTSNDEEFKQKYNAKLDFTNAEEDKNRKILKNVKLTITSKENPSKMKEKSINIYWENQKVEKLQTLESNIIVKTPVAELKQLFPSFLAFSLLFSDSSVGVFNKLYNSEGSIVNIPSIPSINLGWRSEFVEVKKVNTDNGNTKQYQIKIDKVKFNDFTGELWLEVKLFTFEDNEFAYYKQYYFNNFRKWNPKSDFTFKLNPSSSDFKKTDTFKQVVKKYKTELETKNSVNITDSDQINVLKNFIIDNLTLTFPETEKVYSLKNFKISDYQASDPKASQQKFIIYPLMSFINSNSVADSSTFKIEKQNDKYLLNINSDINIYPFTLSNFSDLKDISHSSASPVSFKVISSIDVSDIIKNN; translated from the coding sequence ATGAAGAAAAAGAAACTTTATTTAATATCCACACTAGCATTTTCAACAGCTTTATTTGCTATTTCTTGTGGTGAAACACAAACTGCTCCTGTGAAAAAACCTTCACCTATGACACCTATAGATAAATCTAAACCTGGAGATTCATTAGAAAAGAAAAATCCTGATTCAGATAAAAGTAGAACAGATGAATCACAACAAAAAGGAAGTACTAAATCAGGAAATACAAATAATGCTTCACCAGAATCAGGAGTTAAAGAAGATAAAATGACAACTCCAGGAAATCCAATAATTAAAATGGATATGGTTAAAGAACAGGATAAGAAAATAGCTCCAATAGAAAGCAAGAAAATGGATGAAAATAAATCCATAGTAGAAACAAATCCGCCACAAAATGAAGAAAAAATAAGTAAAGAATCTAAAACTCAAGAAGAATTATTAGCAGAAGAAAAGAAAAATAAAGAGATTCAAAATAATTTAGAAATAGATTTTTTTAATTTAGATAAAGACTTTTTAATTGCTCATACAGCAAAATCTTTTGACACTACAACTGCTTTAAATAAATTCAAATCAGATGAATACAAAAATTTTGACTATAGCAATTTTGTTTCTAAATTAACTTCAAATGATGAAGAATTTAAACAAAAATATAATGCAAAATTAGATTTTACAAATGCTGAAGAAGATAAAAATAGAAAGATACTAAAAAATGTAAAATTAACCATTACTTCTAAAGAAAATCCTTCAAAAATGAAGGAAAAAAGTATTAATATATACTGAGAAAATCAAAAAGTAGAAAAATTACAAACATTAGAATCAAATATAATAGTGAAAACTCCAGTTGCTGAATTAAAACAACTTTTTCCTTCTTTTTTAGCTTTTAGTTTATTATTTTCTGATTCTAGTGTCGGTGTATTTAATAAATTATATAATTCTGAAGGAAGCATCGTAAATATACCTTCAATTCCAAGTATTAACTTGGGCTGAAGAAGTGAATTTGTTGAAGTAAAAAAAGTGAATACAGACAATGGTAATACCAAGCAGTATCAAATTAAAATAGATAAAGTTAAGTTCAATGATTTTACAGGTGAGTTATGACTAGAAGTTAAGCTGTTCACATTTGAAGACAACGAATTTGCTTACTACAAACAATACTATTTTAATAATTTTAGAAAATGAAATCCAAAATCTGATTTTACATTTAAATTAAATCCTTCTTCATCTGATTTTAAAAAAACAGACACATTCAAACAAGTTGTCAAAAAATACAAAACAGAATTAGAAACTAAAAACAGTGTAAATATCACAGATAGTGATCAAATAAATGTTCTTAAAAATTTTATTATTGACAACCTTACACTAACTTTTCCAGAAACAGAAAAAGTTTACTCATTAAAGAATTTTAAAATTTCTGACTATCAAGCATCAGATCCAAAAGCATCACAGCAAAAATTCATTATTTATCCTTTAATGTCCTTTATAAATTCCAATTCTGTAGCTGATTCTAGTACTTTTAAAATTGAAAAACAAAACGATAAATATTTATTAAATATTAACTCGGACATTAATATTTATCCTTTCACATTAAGTAATTTTTCTGATCTAAAAGACATTTCTCATTCTTCAGCTTCGCCCGTTTCATTCAAGGTAATATCATCGATCGATGTATCTGATATTATAAAAAATAATTAA